One Manihot esculenta cultivar AM560-2 chromosome 18, M.esculenta_v8, whole genome shotgun sequence genomic window carries:
- the LOC110607042 gene encoding pentatricopeptide repeat-containing protein At1g77360, mitochondrial, which translates to MSRISRHSNKLSWGWCILARRYSSSKPTTEVSDATKKICKIMMSSPAVTLDTALNQNGVRVSPEIVEDVLKKFENAGMVAYRFFEWADKQRHYSHSIRAYHTMIESLAKIRQYQIMWDLVNEMRSKRMLNVETFCIIMRKYAKVQKLEEAVYTFNVMEKYDVLPNLAAFNGLLSALCKSKNVRKAQEIFDSMKEQFVPDSKSYSILIEGWGKAPNLPKAREIFREMLDAGCHPDIVTYGIMVDVLCKAGRVDEALGIVEKMDSTDFKPTSFIYSILVHTYGVENRIEDAIDTFLEMEKNGLKADVAVYNALIGAFCKVNKFKNAYRVLNDMDCKGVKPNSRSFNIILNGLIGCKETDEAFRLFRRMIRLCEPDADTFTMMIKMFCERNELQMALKVWKYMQKKQFVPSMHTFSVLINGLCDRGDVSQACVLLEDMIEKGIRPSVQTFGRLRHLLIKEGREDVLKFLQEKINVLLKEPLWD; encoded by the coding sequence ATGAGTAGAATTAGTAGGCATTCTAACAAATTATCTTGGGGATGGTGTATATTAGCAAGAAGGTATAGTTCAAGTAAACCCACAACTGAAGTATCGGATGCGACAAAAAAGATATGTAAAATCATGATGTCCTCCCCAGCAGTGACTCTTGATACTGCCCTTAACCAAAATGGTGTTAGGGTCTCACCAGAAATAGTTGAGGATGTCCTCAAGAAATTTGAGAATGCTGGTATGGTGGCTTATCGATTCTTTGAATGGGCAGATAAGCAACGACATTATTCACACAGTATTAGGGCTTATCACACCATGATTGAGTCTCTGGCCAAGATAAGGCAGTATCAGATCATGTGGGATCTTGTAAATGAGATGAGGAGCAAGAGAATGCTAAATGTTGAAACATTTTGTATCATTATGAGAAAGTACGCTAAGGTTCAAAAGTTAGAGGAAGCTGTTTACACATTTAATGTTATGGAGAAGTATGATGTTCTTCCAAACTTAGCAGCATTCAATGGCTTGCTTAGTGCTTTATGCAAATCTAAGAATGTGAGGAAAGCTCAAGAGATTTTTGACAGTATGAAGGAACAATTTGTCCCCGACTCAAAATCATACAGTATCTTGATTGAGGGATGGGGAAAGGCTCCAAATCTGCCCAAGGCAAGGGAAATTTTCAGAGAGATGCTTGATGCGGGTTGCCATCCGGATATTGTGACTTATGGTATAATGGTTGACGTTCTTTGCAAGGCTGGAAGAGTTGATGAAGCCCTTGGAATTGTCGAGAAAATGGATTCCACGGATTTTAAGCCAACATCTTTTATTTATAGTATTCTGGTTCACACATATGGGGTAGAAAACCGGATTGAAGATGCTATCGATACATTCCTAGAGATGGAAAAGAATGGACTCAAGGCTGATGTGGCTGTATATAACGCTCTGATTGGTGCTTTCTGTAAAGTAAACAAATTTAAGAATGCTTACAGGGTCTTGAATGATATGGATTGCAAGGGTGTGAAACCCAATTCAAGATCATTTAATATCATTCTGAATGGTTTAATTGGCTGTAAAGAGACTGATGAGGCATTTAGGCTGTTCCGCAGGATGATCAGGCTATGTGAACCAGATGCAGACACATTTACTATGATGATTAAAATGTTCTGTGAAAGGAATGAGTTGCAGATGGCTCTTAAAGTGTGGAAGTATATGCAGAAGAAGCAATTTGTTCCAAGCATGCATACTTTTTCAGTGCTTATAAATGGACTATGTGACAGAGGTGATGTTTCTCAGGCTTGTGTCTTGTTAGAAGATATGATAGAAAAAGGAATTCGCCCTTCGGTCCAGACATTTGGAAGGTTAAGGCATTTGCTTATAAAAGAAGGAAGAGAAGATGTGCTGAAATTTCTTCAGGAGAAAATCAATGTCCTTCTCAAGGAGCCTTTATGGGATTGA
- the LOC110607043 gene encoding protein KRTCAP2 homolog: MAGPGSSMLYSFLLFTVILSLQEMYRGKLASTELFTILGGFISSLLFLVLLTFIGNFQETCGMKTGWGTVVLAEAVALTAAGTVHRVCITTCFLFSVGLLYEVNKLSGMLLFKSESKTRRH, from the exons ATGGCAGGGCCAGGAAGTTCCATGTTGTATTCGTTTCTTTTATTCACTGTCATTCTCTCCCTTCAAGAGATGTATCGAGGAAAATTAGCATCCACAGAGTTATTTACAATACTTGGAGGCTTCATCAGTTCTCTTCTGTTTCTTGTGCTGCTGACA TTCATTGGGAATTTCCAGGAAACATGTGGCATGAAGACTGGTTGGGGCACAG TGGTATTAGCAGAAGCTGTTGCTCTGACTGCAGCTGGCACTGTTCATCGTGTTTGCATCACAACATG TTTCTTGTTCTCCGTGGGACTACTGTACGAGGTCAACAAGCTCTCTGGAATGCTGCTTTTTAAAAGCGAATCTAAAACAAGAAGGCACTAG